A stretch of the Myxococcus guangdongensis genome encodes the following:
- a CDS encoding glucose-6-phosphate isomerase, with protein sequence MTERELWERYQRYLSVVPSLGFSLDVSRMGFAADFLERMRPRLEEAFSQMEALEKGAIANPDENRRVGHYWLRAPELAPEPALSKDITDTVAAVHAFSRDVHEGKLKPQKAARFTHLLLVGIGGSALGPQLVADALTSRDDKMQVSFFDNTDPDGMDRVLAQLGSKLAETLTVVISKSGGTKETRNGMLEAERGYQAQGLDFSKHAVAVTGAGSELDQHAKKQGWLRMFPMWDWVGGRTSVMSAVGLLPARLQGLDIDGMLAGAREMDVATRQRDAVKNPAALLALMWFHAGDGRGVKDMVILPYKDRLLLMSRYLQQLVMESLGKEKDLDGKVVNQGIAVYGNKGSTDQHAYVQQLREGVPNFFATFIEVLKDRDGESMEVEGGITSGDYLLGFFLGTRRALYEKGRESITLTVPDVSARTVGALIALYERAVGLYASLVHINAYHQPGVEAGKKAATSVLDIQKKLTARLKEAKAEARSAEQLAADIGQPDEVETVFKVLQHLAANPGRGVQRSGGASPAEARFHVK encoded by the coding sequence ATGACCGAGCGTGAGCTGTGGGAGCGGTACCAGCGTTATCTGAGCGTCGTCCCGTCGCTGGGGTTCTCCCTCGACGTCTCGCGCATGGGGTTCGCGGCGGACTTCCTGGAGCGGATGCGGCCTCGGCTGGAGGAGGCCTTCAGCCAGATGGAGGCGCTGGAGAAGGGCGCCATCGCGAACCCGGACGAGAACCGCCGCGTGGGGCACTACTGGCTGCGCGCGCCGGAGCTGGCCCCGGAGCCCGCGCTGTCGAAGGACATCACCGACACGGTGGCCGCGGTGCACGCGTTCTCCCGGGACGTGCACGAGGGGAAGCTCAAGCCCCAGAAGGCGGCGCGCTTCACGCACCTGCTCCTGGTGGGCATCGGCGGCTCGGCGCTCGGGCCGCAGCTGGTGGCGGACGCGCTGACGTCGCGGGACGACAAGATGCAGGTGTCGTTCTTCGACAACACGGACCCGGATGGGATGGACCGGGTGCTGGCGCAGTTGGGGAGCAAGCTCGCCGAGACGCTGACGGTGGTCATCAGCAAGTCGGGCGGCACCAAGGAGACGCGCAACGGCATGCTGGAGGCCGAGCGTGGCTATCAGGCGCAGGGGCTCGACTTCAGCAAGCACGCGGTGGCCGTCACGGGCGCGGGCAGTGAGCTGGACCAGCACGCGAAGAAGCAGGGCTGGCTGCGCATGTTCCCGATGTGGGACTGGGTTGGCGGGCGCACGTCGGTGATGTCGGCGGTGGGCCTGTTGCCAGCGCGGCTGCAGGGGTTGGACATCGACGGGATGCTCGCGGGCGCGCGGGAGATGGACGTGGCGACGCGGCAGCGTGACGCGGTGAAGAACCCGGCGGCGCTGCTCGCGCTGATGTGGTTCCACGCGGGCGACGGGCGCGGCGTGAAGGACATGGTCATCCTGCCGTACAAGGACCGCCTGCTCCTGATGTCGCGCTACCTCCAGCAGCTGGTGATGGAGTCGCTGGGCAAGGAGAAGGACCTGGACGGCAAGGTGGTGAACCAGGGCATCGCCGTCTACGGGAACAAGGGCTCCACCGACCAGCATGCGTACGTGCAACAGCTGCGCGAGGGTGTACCGAACTTCTTCGCCACGTTCATCGAGGTCCTGAAGGACCGTGACGGTGAGTCGATGGAGGTGGAGGGCGGCATCACCAGCGGAGACTACCTGTTGGGCTTCTTCCTGGGCACGCGCCGCGCGCTGTACGAGAAGGGCCGCGAGTCCATCACCCTGACGGTGCCGGATGTGAGCGCGCGCACGGTGGGGGCGCTGATTGCGCTCTACGAGCGCGCGGTGGGCCTGTACGCGAGCCTGGTGCACATCAACGCGTACCACCAGCCGGGCGTCGAGGCGGGCAAGAAGGCCGCGACCAGCGTCCTGGACATCCAGAAGAAGCTCACGGCGCGGCTGAAGGAGGCCAAGGCGGAAGCGCGCTCGGCGGAGCAGCTCGCCGCGGACATCGGTCAGCCGGATGAGGTGGAGACGGTGTTCAAGGTGCTTCAGCACCTGGCCGCGAACCCCGGGCGTGGCGTGCAGCGCTCGGGCGGCGCGAGCCCCGCGGAGGCCCGCTTCCACGTGAAGTGA
- a CDS encoding sterol desaturase family protein — translation MDATHIPDLIAPAIPVFILTVVAEFFWVKKLHAENAALVGHTWKDSLASLSMGLGNVFINVAWKGVAIAGYLALYQLTPLRMGTGVLAWVLLFFADDLCYYWFHRVHHESRFFWASHVVHHSSQHYNLTTALRQTWTPPTSWVFWAPLALLGFSPVMIVVQQSVSLLYQYWIHTEAIGRLPRPLEWVLNTPSHHRVHHAANPRYLDKNYAGILIIWDRLFGTFEPEGEKPVYGLTKNLKTFNPVRIAFHEFASIAKDAAKRGSMRQRLSYVFRNPAWKPEDASTPRQGPPRSEPETVSPSA, via the coding sequence ATGGACGCCACGCACATCCCCGACCTCATCGCACCCGCCATCCCCGTGTTCATCCTGACGGTGGTCGCCGAGTTCTTCTGGGTGAAGAAGCTGCACGCGGAGAACGCCGCCCTGGTGGGGCACACGTGGAAGGACTCCCTCGCCAGCCTCTCCATGGGGCTGGGCAACGTGTTCATCAACGTGGCGTGGAAGGGCGTGGCCATCGCGGGCTACCTGGCGCTGTACCAGCTGACGCCGCTGCGCATGGGCACGGGCGTGCTCGCGTGGGTGCTCCTCTTCTTCGCGGACGACCTCTGCTACTACTGGTTCCACCGCGTCCACCACGAGAGCCGCTTCTTCTGGGCGTCGCACGTGGTGCACCACTCCAGCCAGCACTACAACCTGACGACGGCGCTGCGGCAGACGTGGACGCCTCCGACGAGCTGGGTGTTCTGGGCGCCGCTGGCGCTCTTGGGCTTCTCGCCGGTGATGATTGTCGTCCAGCAGTCGGTGAGCCTGCTGTACCAGTACTGGATTCACACGGAGGCCATCGGCCGGCTGCCGCGTCCGCTCGAGTGGGTGCTCAACACGCCGTCACACCACCGCGTGCACCATGCGGCGAATCCGCGCTACCTGGACAAGAACTACGCGGGCATCCTCATCATCTGGGACCGGCTGTTCGGCACCTTCGAGCCGGAGGGCGAGAAGCCCGTCTACGGCCTCACCAAGAACCTGAAGACCTTCAACCCGGTGCGCATCGCGTTCCACGAATTCGCCTCCATCGCGAAGGACGCGGCGAAGCGCGGCTCAATGAGGCAGCGGCTGAGCTACGTCTTCCGCAACCCCGCATGGAAGCCCGAGGACGCCTCCACGCCACGCCAGGGTCCGCCGCGTTCGGAACCGGAGACAGTGAGTCCTTCGGCCTGA
- a CDS encoding TetR/AcrR family transcriptional regulator, which translates to MAPKTPTPNRKAAPPVRRTQQERRETTRRKLLDATIETLVELGHARLTTVEVAKRAGVSQGALFTHFDTKEELLAAAVEHLFPRLIQDYLAGVGARPTGKDRIASAVDMLWAAYQRPELQAAIELYVAARTDVELRVALAAVDGPHRENMHRVARELFPEVASASPEFHSVVELALDAVQGAAVGGSARPDDPAHRGMLDALTRFMRSAFSPPTPQRARPRPRS; encoded by the coding sequence ATGGCCCCCAAGACTCCCACCCCGAACCGCAAGGCGGCGCCCCCCGTGCGGCGCACGCAGCAGGAGCGACGCGAGACCACGCGGCGCAAGCTGCTGGACGCCACCATCGAGACGTTGGTGGAGCTGGGTCACGCCCGGCTGACGACGGTGGAGGTGGCGAAGCGAGCGGGCGTCTCCCAGGGCGCCCTCTTCACGCACTTCGACACGAAGGAGGAGCTGCTCGCCGCGGCGGTGGAGCACCTCTTCCCGAGGCTCATCCAGGACTATCTGGCCGGAGTGGGCGCGAGGCCCACGGGCAAGGACCGCATCGCCTCCGCGGTGGACATGTTGTGGGCGGCGTACCAGCGGCCGGAGCTGCAGGCGGCCATCGAGCTGTACGTCGCGGCGCGCACGGACGTGGAGCTGCGCGTGGCGCTGGCGGCCGTGGACGGTCCCCACCGCGAGAACATGCACCGGGTGGCGCGCGAGCTGTTCCCCGAGGTGGCGTCCGCCTCGCCCGAGTTCCACTCCGTGGTGGAGCTGGCGCTGGACGCCGTGCAGGGCGCGGCCGTCGGGGGCAGTGCCCGTCCGGACGACCCGGCCCACCGCGGCATGCTGGATGCCCTCACCCGCTTCATGCGCAGCGCCTTCTCTCCTCCGACACCGCAACGAGCGCGCCCACGCCCCAGGTCCTGA
- a CDS encoding alpha/beta fold hydrolase, which yields MSSMRRREFLAITTGALASTALSGCMSRSTVPAHGNAGPLDAAAFRASRRYLDSRFGRIAYVERGTGEAALFLHGFPLNSFQWRGAIERLSAYRRCVAPDFMGLGYTEVAEGQSYAPAAQVEMLIELMDRLGIESADVIANDSGGAIAQLLVTRHPERVRTLLLTNCDVESECPPPAVVPVIEMARKGEYVDAWLAPWLADKALARSDQGIGGMCYSNPSQPTDEAIEYYFAPLVSTPRGKAQAHAYTLGLEANALAGIGPALQKCKVPTRILWGTADTLFSESSADYLDQTFGASKGVRRIPGAKLFFPEEYPDLIAEEARRLWGVG from the coding sequence ATGAGCTCGATGCGTCGCAGGGAGTTTCTCGCCATCACCACGGGCGCGCTGGCCTCCACCGCGCTCTCCGGCTGTATGTCCCGCTCCACGGTGCCCGCGCACGGGAACGCCGGCCCACTGGACGCGGCGGCGTTTCGTGCCTCACGGCGCTACCTCGACAGTCGCTTCGGCAGAATCGCGTACGTCGAACGAGGAACGGGCGAGGCCGCGCTGTTCCTCCACGGCTTCCCCCTCAACAGCTTCCAGTGGCGCGGCGCCATCGAGCGACTGTCTGCCTACCGTCGCTGCGTCGCCCCTGACTTCATGGGCCTCGGCTACACCGAGGTCGCCGAGGGGCAGAGCTACGCGCCCGCTGCTCAGGTGGAAATGCTCATCGAGTTGATGGACCGCCTGGGAATCGAATCCGCGGACGTCATCGCGAACGACAGCGGCGGCGCCATCGCGCAGTTGCTCGTCACCCGGCATCCGGAGCGGGTGCGGACGTTGCTGCTGACCAACTGCGATGTGGAGAGCGAGTGTCCTCCTCCCGCCGTCGTCCCCGTCATCGAAATGGCGCGCAAGGGTGAGTACGTCGACGCGTGGCTCGCGCCGTGGCTCGCGGACAAGGCGCTGGCGCGCTCGGACCAGGGCATCGGGGGCATGTGCTACTCGAATCCCTCGCAGCCCACGGACGAGGCGATCGAGTACTACTTCGCGCCGCTCGTGAGCACGCCCCGGGGCAAGGCACAGGCGCACGCGTACACACTCGGATTGGAGGCCAACGCGCTCGCGGGCATCGGCCCCGCGCTCCAGAAGTGCAAGGTTCCCACGCGCATCCTCTGGGGAACGGCCGACACCCTCTTCTCGGAATCGAGCGCCGACTACCTCGACCAGACCTTCGGCGCCTCGAAGGGCGTGCGCCGCATCCCTGGGGCGAAGCTCTTCTTCCCCGAGGAGTACCCGGACCTCATCGCCGAGGAGGCCCGGCGACTGTGGGGCGTCGGCTGA